TCTGGGCGGTCTGGTGGATGAGATCAACGTCGCAGGTCGATCACCGGAGGACCGTGAGCGCATCGTGGTGCAGCGCGTCCAGCAACCCGATGGCAGCAGCGCCTGGGTTGTCAGCATCCCGGGTACGGCGCAGTGGTCGCCGATCTCGCAGGCCAACCCGGCTGACCTGTCCGCCAATCTGCGGTTGATGGCCGGGCTGTCCAGTTCGCTGAAACCGGCTGTGCAACAGGCGCTTGCGTCGGCTCAGCGACAGGCCGGGGTGAACCCGGGCAGTGAGCCGGTGCTGCTCACCGGGCACAGTCAGGGTGGGATCCTCGCCGCCAGCCTGGCCCACGATCCGCAACTGGCCAAGGAGATGAACATCCGCGAGGTCGTCACGTTCGCCGCACCCGTCACCGGGATGGATCTGCCGAAGCAGGTCAACGGGTTGGACGTGGGACTCGACGGCGACGTCGTGCCGCACGCGGACAACCAGGACACGGCCAACCGGCTCAACCGGGCGCAGATCAGTTGCGCGGCGCCGACGGATGCCGCGAACAACTTCGCGACCCACGACTCGCACGGGTACGCCAAACGGGCGCACGACCTTCTCGGTCACGACACCGACGTCGTCGCCGCCCAGGACTTCTACCAGCGCACCGACGGGGTCTTCCTCGGCGGGACGGCCACGACGTACACCTTCGAACTGCAGCGACCGATGCCGGCGCCGCCCGCACCAGCACCACCCAAACCGGCGCCGGCACCACCCGCGATGTGGAATCCGCCTCCGGTGCTGCCGGCGCGGTGACCGAGGCCGCCCGTCGCGCGGCCCGGTGGTTGCCGGTGCGAGTTACTGCGCGGCGCTGGCTCCGGCGGCGACCGGCTCGGGGGTCTGACCGCGACGTACGGCGGCCAGCAGCATGTTGGCGACGTCGACGACCTCGACCTCCGGGCGGGCGTCCCCGTTGGCCTGCTCCGAGGTCAGCCCGTCGGTGATCATCACCCGGCAGAACGGGCAGCCGATCGCGATCCGGTCGGCGCCCGTGGCCACGGCCTCCTTGGTCCGGTTGAGGTTGATCCGCGAGCCGAGCTTCTCCTCCATCCACATGCGGGCACCACCGGCGCCGCAGCAGAACGACTTCTCGCCGGCCCGCTCCATCTCGCGCAACTCGACTCCCGGTAGCGAGCCGATCAGTTCGCGCGGCGGGGCGTAGACGCCGTTGTGCCGACCCAGGTAGCACGGGTCGTGGTAGGTCACGCTCGGTGCCGTGGAGGCCGCTCCGGACAGGTCGGCCTCCTCCGGCCGCGCGACCGGCACGAGGCGCTTGTCGCGCACCAGGCGGTTCAGCAGTTGCGTGTGATGCACGACCTCGTAATCGCCGCCGAGCTGGGGGTACTCGTTCTTCAACGTGTTGAAGCAGTGCGGGCAGGTCACGACGATCTTGGTCGCGCCGGCCTCGTTCAGCGTCTCGACGTTCTGGCTGGCCAGGGCCTGGAAGAGCATCTCGTTGCCGGCGCGGCGGGCTGAGTCGCCGGTGCAGGACTCCCCGTCACCGAGTACGGCGAAGCTCACCCCGGCAGTGTCCAGCAACTCCGCGACGGCGCGGGTGGTCTTCTTGGCCCGGTCCTCATACGCCCCGGCGCAGCCGACCCAGAACAGGTAGTCGACCTCGGAGAGGTTCTCCACGTCCTGGCCGAAGACCTTGACCTCGAAGGGCAGGCCCTTGGCCCAGTCCAATCGGGCTCGTGGCGACATGCCCCACGGGTTGCCCTTGCCCTCGAGGTTCTTGAAGAGTCCGCCCAGTTCGCTGGGGAAGGCCGACTCGATGAGGGTCTGGTAGCGGCGCATGTCGACGATGTGATCGACATGCTCGATGTCCACGGGGCACTGCTCCACACAGGCACCACACGTCGTACACGACCAGAGCACGTCCTGGTCGATCACGGCGTCCGGGCCATGCGGGTTGTAGGCGGTCAACGGGTTGCGGATGTCGTAGCCGGTCTCGCCGACCAGGGGCAGTTCGGCCAGCGCCGTGGTCGCCTCGGGCAGACTGGCGCGGGCGTCCTGCGCTGCCTTGAGGTACGGCGCCTTGGCGTGGGCGTGCTCGCGCAGCGTCATCATCAACAACTTGGGGGACAACGGCTTCTCGGTGTTCCAGGCCGGGCACTGACTCTGACAGCGACCGCACTCGGTGCAGGTGGAGAAGTCCAGCAGGCCCTTCCAGGTGAACTCCTCGACCTTGCCGACGCCCAAGGTGGCGTCCTCGTCGAGGTCCTCCAGGGCCTCCATGGTGACGACCTGCCCGTCGACCTTCATCGGCTGGAGGGCGCCGAGTGACGTGCGGCCCTGGGGGTGGCGCTTGAACCAGATGTTGAAGAAGGCCAGGAAGCGGTGCCACGCAACGCCCATCGTGATGTTGCTGGCGATGACGATGACCCAGACCATCGCGGTGATGATCTTGATCGCGGAGATCACGACGATCAGTTGTTTGAGGCTGTCCGTGGACAGGTTCGTCAGCCAGTTCCCGTACCACCCGGTGAGCGGGTAGTGCAGCGCGTTGGCGGCGCTGTCGCCTTCGTGGGATTCGAGGGCGTACTCCAGGCCGCGCAGCGTGAGCACGCACACGATCTCGACGAGGATGACGATCTCGACGAAGTAGGCCTGCCAGAAGGTGGAGCCGAAGAATCGCGAGTAGCGCCCGTCCTTGCCGGGTGCGCGGGCGGGGTGGCGCTTCACGCGGTTCAGGATCAGGATCGTGATGCCGATCAGGCCGAACCAGCCGAGGAAGTCAACGACCCAACCCCACAGGAAGAAGTGGCCGATGATCGGCAGCACGAAGTCGGGCTTGAAGATCTGGAAGTAGGACTGCAGCACGGCCAGGGACAGCACGATGAAGGAGATCATCGTAACCCAGTGCGCGGCCGCGACCACCGGCAACCGGGACATCCGGGTGTGGCCGAGGAATTCCCGCAGCAGGGTCTGGGTGCGCGCGGCCGGGTGATCCGAACGGGAGTCGGGCTTGCCGACCCGGAAGGTGGCGAGCATTTCCAGAACCGTGCGGGTGACCAGGCCTACGGCGACCACGGTCAGGCCCAGGGCGATGACGGCTGCCACGATCTGCAGTGCTGACATGGGGATAGTCTAGACGGCCGTTACCCGCCAGTAACTTCCGAGCGGCGGTATTACACCGGCTGCATGACCGTCGTGGGCCGCAGCAGATCGTTGATCCAGAAGACCTGCAGGGTCAGGAACGCCACGGCGACGATGACGGCGGCGGCGATCTGCGCCGACCGGGGTGGTCGATGTCGCGCGGCGGCGCCGATCAAGACCGCGGGCAACGGGAACAGCAGGAGGGCAAACCGGACGTCTGAGGTGACGAAATCACTGAACGCGCCGATGTAGAGCAGGTAGGCGATGCACCAGGTGCGCAGGGCCAGGCCGAGTCGGCTGGCCACGGGGCTGACCAGGACGGCGACGTACGCCGCGATCAGCCCAACCAGCCAAGGCAGACCCCACGAGTGGCCAACGGTGCGTCGGGCGGCATCGAGCCAGGTGACAAACGGGATGATCCGGTCGGCGTCGTGCCAGGACGCCTCGGTGCGGGAGTAGGCACCGAAGTCGCCGGTGCGAACCCAGGCAATCACCTGCCAGGCGACGGTCGCGACGGCGCACGCAGCCACGAGGCTGGCTATCCGGATCCACTCCCTCGCCCGCAACGGGCGTGCGCTGCGCCATCGTGCGAGCACGACGACGGCGACGACTACCGCCAGGGGTGCCGCGATAGGTCGGGTCAGACCCGCCACGAGCATCAGCGCTGCCGCGGTGAGCCAGCGTTGGTGATCCAGTGCCAGCAACACGGCCACGAGGATCAGCAGGGCCGGCCCTTCCGAGTAGGTCATTTGGAAGGTGGGGCTGGCGGGCGCGGCCATGACGAGAACCGCGCACGCGACAGCGGCCCACCGCCCTACCCGCGGGGTCAGCAGGACGACGATCAGGATCGCTGCCGCCAGGGAACTGACCACCGCGATTGCTGCGCCCGTCTCCGCGAAGCCCGCACCAGTCAGGTGCATGGTCCAGCGCACCGCGATCGGGTACGCCGGCAGGAAGGCCCATTCGTTGTGCTGGATCGCACCATCGTGGGTAGGCAGGGCGGCCGGATAGCCGTGGGCCGCAATGGACCGGAACCACCAGCCGTCCCACGAGGTCGCCATCCGCCAGTACGCCCGCTGAGCGCTGGGCGGCAACGGCGCCCTGGGATGCCCTGGTCCGCCGTTAATCCCCGCGACCGGCAGAGGGTGCAGGGCCGCGCGGGTCATCAGCAGCGCGGACGCTGCACGCAGGGCGACGCCGAGGACGAGGGTCAGGGCCATCGCGACG
The window above is part of the Branchiibius hedensis genome. Proteins encoded here:
- a CDS encoding (Fe-S)-binding protein, encoding MSALQIVAAVIALGLTVVAVGLVTRTVLEMLATFRVGKPDSRSDHPAARTQTLLREFLGHTRMSRLPVVAAAHWVTMISFIVLSLAVLQSYFQIFKPDFVLPIIGHFFLWGWVVDFLGWFGLIGITILILNRVKRHPARAPGKDGRYSRFFGSTFWQAYFVEIVILVEIVCVLTLRGLEYALESHEGDSAANALHYPLTGWYGNWLTNLSTDSLKQLIVVISAIKIITAMVWVIVIASNITMGVAWHRFLAFFNIWFKRHPQGRTSLGALQPMKVDGQVVTMEALEDLDEDATLGVGKVEEFTWKGLLDFSTCTECGRCQSQCPAWNTEKPLSPKLLMMTLREHAHAKAPYLKAAQDARASLPEATTALAELPLVGETGYDIRNPLTAYNPHGPDAVIDQDVLWSCTTCGACVEQCPVDIEHVDHIVDMRRYQTLIESAFPSELGGLFKNLEGKGNPWGMSPRARLDWAKGLPFEVKVFGQDVENLSEVDYLFWVGCAGAYEDRAKKTTRAVAELLDTAGVSFAVLGDGESCTGDSARRAGNEMLFQALASQNVETLNEAGATKIVVTCPHCFNTLKNEYPQLGGDYEVVHHTQLLNRLVRDKRLVPVARPEEADLSGAASTAPSVTYHDPCYLGRHNGVYAPPRELIGSLPGVELREMERAGEKSFCCGAGGARMWMEEKLGSRINLNRTKEAVATGADRIAIGCPFCRVMITDGLTSEQANGDARPEVEVVDVANMLLAAVRRGQTPEPVAAGASAAQ